The following are encoded together in the Trichomycterus rosablanca isolate fTriRos1 chromosome 19, fTriRos1.hap1, whole genome shotgun sequence genome:
- the ormdl2 gene encoding ORM1-like protein 2, which translates to MNVGVAHSEVNPNTRVMNSRGIWLTYLLLTVVLHIVLLSIPFLSVPIVWTLTNVIHNLTMYVFLHTVKGTPFETPDQGKARLLTHWEQMDYGVQFTSSRKFLTISPIVLYILASFYTKYDATHFLINTCSLLSVLLPKLPQFHGVRLFGINKY; encoded by the exons ATGAATGTGGGCGTCGCTCACAGCGAGGTGAACCCCAACACGCGGGTGATGAACAGCCGAGGCATTTGGCTCACCTACTTGCTTCTGACTGTCGTGTTGCACATCGTCTTACTAAGCATCCCGTTCCTCAGCGTGCCGATAGTGTGGACCTTAACCAACGTGATTCACAATCTG ACCATGTATGTGTTCCTACACACGGTGAAGGGAACTCCGTTCGAGACACCAGATCAGGGAAAAGCCCGCCTGCTCACTCACTGGGAACAAATGGACTATGGGGTGCAGTTCACATCGTCCAGAAAATTCCTCACCATTTCACCCATAGTGCT GTATATTCTGGCCAGCTTTTACACAAAATATGACGCCACCCACTTCCTCATCAACACGTGCTCCCTGCTCAGCGTCCTCCTGCCAAAGCTGCCTCAGTTCCACGGCGTGCGTCTGTTCGGGATCAATAAATACTGA